In Neisseriaceae bacterium CLB008, one genomic interval encodes:
- a CDS encoding dihydrolipoamide acetyltransferase family protein, producing MSQLLHMPEVLANTTHATINKWLVQEGDAVVVGQVIAEVETDKALVDMEAEADGIITKLIAKDGDEVAVGAPIAQLNGDGHVDLSALVVEAEAEAAPLASSSAGAAAMASTQAEPARVFASPLARRLAAQNGLDLASLSGSGPRGRIVKRDIEHALQAPAESAEATSVAAAAAPAAEAAYDELPLSSMRKTIARRLTESKTTVPHFYLNVDCRVDALMALRQQVNAVAAEKVSVNDLVIKAAALALKQVPAMNVTWAETAIRQYHHVDISVAVATEKGLLTPVLRQAEGKSLSAIHAEVAALATLARDGKLTPEQYQGGSFSISNLGMFGVASFNAIINPPQAGILAVGGIKKMPVVVDDALQVASVMSCCLSVDHRVVDGAVAAQWLAVFQQLIEEPLTLLI from the coding sequence ATGTCTCAGTTATTACACATGCCAGAAGTACTTGCGAACACAACGCACGCCACCATCAATAAATGGCTGGTGCAAGAGGGCGACGCCGTGGTGGTCGGCCAGGTGATTGCTGAAGTAGAAACCGATAAAGCTTTGGTGGATATGGAGGCGGAAGCAGACGGCATCATCACTAAGCTGATCGCCAAGGATGGTGATGAGGTTGCCGTAGGCGCCCCTATTGCCCAGCTTAATGGTGATGGTCATGTAGACCTTAGCGCCTTGGTGGTGGAGGCCGAGGCAGAAGCGGCGCCGCTGGCATCATCGTCGGCTGGCGCAGCTGCAATGGCAAGCACGCAGGCTGAGCCAGCCAGAGTGTTTGCTTCGCCTTTGGCCAGGCGTTTAGCGGCTCAAAATGGTTTAGATTTGGCCAGTTTAAGCGGCAGTGGCCCACGTGGGCGCATTGTGAAGCGCGACATTGAACATGCTCTTCAGGCTCCGGCCGAATCGGCTGAGGCCACCTCGGTAGCGGCAGCCGCTGCGCCAGCCGCAGAAGCCGCGTATGACGAGCTACCGTTGAGCAGCATGCGTAAAACCATTGCTCGACGCTTGACCGAGAGCAAAACCACGGTGCCGCACTTTTATTTAAACGTCGACTGTCGCGTTGACGCCTTGATGGCGTTACGCCAGCAGGTGAATGCGGTAGCGGCCGAAAAAGTGTCGGTGAATGATTTGGTGATTAAGGCCGCCGCGCTGGCCCTGAAACAGGTGCCGGCGATGAACGTGACCTGGGCGGAGACGGCCATTCGTCAATACCATCACGTGGACATCAGCGTGGCGGTGGCTACGGAAAAAGGGCTGTTAACGCCGGTATTGCGCCAAGCTGAAGGCAAGTCACTGTCAGCGATTCATGCTGAAGTCGCGGCCTTGGCCACGTTGGCGCGCGACGGTAAGCTGACGCCCGAACAATACCAAGGCGGCAGCTTCAGCATCAGCAACCTTGGCATGTTTGGGGTGGCCAGTTTTAACGCCATCATCAATCCGCCCCAGGCCGGTATTTTGGCCGTGGGCGGCATCAAGAAAATGCCGGTGGTAGTCGACGATGCATTACAGGTGGCGTCGGTGATGAGCTGTTGCTTGTCGGTAGACCATCGCGTGGTCGATGGTGCTGTGGCGGCGCAGTGGTTGGCGGTGTTCCAGCAGCTGATCGAAGAACCTTTGACGCTGTTGATTTAA
- a CDS encoding thiamine pyrophosphate-dependent enzyme, which translates to MAKKTTLQPASSWVEYQTTQADWDQAAAPLLESMLTQLHIVRAFEESVLELAGEGLVHGPAHSSIGQEGGAVGSIISLTAADQVNGSHRGHHQFLAKALTYLRPDGMKAADAFGGDVENLLQRTLAEILGLAQGFCKGRGGSMHLQWIEAGALGTNAIVGGGAPMAAGAAWAHRHAGTDAVAITYFGDGAVNIGSVLETMNLAAAWKLPICFFIENNRYAVSTSVDESTAETRLSARGLAFNIPSWKVDGMDPLAVHLTMQEALAHMRAGKGPTVVEADVYRFFHQNGPYPGSAFGYRSKDEEQAWRQRDPIVQLEQQMLKRELLTEDTLAELRANCQAIMAKVVAELTEPAAKGKRQIRPELWPETSFVDVGIRGDLSEIAGSQTQEEASYPNAMTQQKFIDAVAGVMDRRMSTDSSIVVMGEDVHRLKGGTNGATKGLKEKFPDRILGTPISENAFMGLGGGIAVDGRFKPVVEFMYPDFMWVAADQVFNQVGKVRHMFGGQSDVPLVLRTKVAMGTGYGSQHSMDPAGIFVTNPGWRIVAASTPFDYVGLMNFALQCNDPVLMIEHVDLYAQSGAFPSDDLDYQIPFGKAAIRREGKALTVLTYLSMVGHSLEAIAQTGIDAEVIDLRFLDRASLDWDTIEASIRKTNNVLIVEQGNQGTSYGGWLADELQRRCFDWLDQPIQRVHGSEGAPSISKVLERAASARTEEVVAGLQGVMRDKGEWA; encoded by the coding sequence ATGGCAAAAAAAACCACCCTGCAACCCGCCAGCAGTTGGGTTGAATACCAAACCACCCAAGCAGATTGGGACCAGGCCGCTGCACCGCTGTTGGAAAGCATGCTGACGCAGCTGCACATTGTGCGTGCCTTTGAAGAGAGCGTCTTAGAATTGGCTGGCGAAGGCCTCGTACACGGGCCCGCGCACTCCAGCATTGGCCAAGAAGGCGGCGCCGTTGGGTCGATTATTTCGTTGACTGCGGCAGACCAAGTGAATGGGTCTCATCGTGGCCATCACCAGTTTTTGGCTAAGGCCTTAACCTATTTACGCCCTGATGGCATGAAGGCTGCTGATGCGTTTGGTGGCGACGTGGAAAATTTGCTGCAACGGACGCTGGCCGAAATTTTGGGTCTGGCGCAAGGCTTTTGTAAAGGTCGAGGCGGCTCGATGCATTTGCAGTGGATTGAGGCGGGCGCTTTGGGTACCAATGCGATTGTGGGCGGTGGCGCGCCAATGGCGGCGGGTGCGGCTTGGGCGCATCGACACGCAGGCACGGATGCCGTGGCGATTACCTATTTTGGTGATGGTGCGGTGAACATTGGGTCGGTTTTGGAAACCATGAATCTGGCGGCCGCCTGGAAGCTGCCGATTTGTTTCTTTATTGAAAACAACCGCTATGCAGTCTCTACCTCGGTAGACGAATCAACGGCTGAAACGCGCCTGTCTGCTCGTGGCCTGGCGTTTAACATCCCTAGCTGGAAAGTCGATGGCATGGATCCATTGGCAGTGCATTTAACCATGCAAGAAGCCTTGGCCCACATGCGCGCCGGCAAGGGCCCGACCGTGGTAGAAGCCGACGTGTACCGCTTCTTCCATCAAAATGGACCTTACCCTGGCAGTGCCTTTGGCTATCGCAGTAAAGACGAAGAGCAGGCTTGGCGTCAGCGTGACCCGATTGTGCAGTTAGAGCAGCAAATGCTGAAGCGTGAGCTGTTGACCGAAGATACCTTGGCCGAGCTACGCGCTAACTGCCAGGCCATCATGGCCAAAGTGGTGGCTGAACTGACTGAGCCTGCCGCCAAGGGTAAGCGCCAAATTCGCCCAGAGTTGTGGCCAGAAACCAGCTTTGTGGATGTCGGCATTCGGGGTGACCTGAGCGAGATTGCCGGTAGCCAAACCCAAGAAGAAGCCAGCTACCCCAACGCCATGACCCAGCAGAAATTCATTGATGCGGTGGCGGGCGTGATGGATAGACGCATGAGCACCGACAGCAGCATCGTGGTCATGGGTGAGGACGTGCATCGTCTTAAGGGCGGGACCAATGGCGCGACTAAGGGCTTGAAAGAAAAATTCCCCGACCGTATTTTGGGCACGCCCATCAGTGAAAATGCCTTTATGGGCCTCGGTGGCGGCATTGCCGTAGATGGCCGCTTTAAGCCCGTGGTCGAATTTATGTACCCAGACTTTATGTGGGTGGCCGCGGATCAGGTGTTTAACCAAGTGGGTAAAGTGCGCCATATGTTTGGCGGCCAAAGTGACGTGCCTTTGGTGTTGCGCACCAAGGTAGCGATGGGCACGGGCTATGGCTCGCAGCACTCGATGGATCCGGCCGGTATTTTTGTGACCAACCCTGGCTGGCGCATTGTGGCGGCCTCAACGCCGTTTGACTACGTGGGCTTAATGAACTTCGCCCTACAGTGCAACGACCCAGTACTGATGATTGAACACGTTGACCTCTATGCCCAAAGCGGTGCGTTTCCTAGCGATGATTTGGATTATCAAATTCCTTTCGGTAAAGCCGCCATTCGCCGCGAAGGCAAGGCTTTAACCGTGTTGACCTATCTGTCTATGGTGGGCCACAGCCTCGAGGCGATTGCGCAAACCGGTATTGATGCCGAAGTGATTGATCTACGCTTCTTAGACCGAGCCAGCTTAGATTGGGACACCATCGAAGCCAGTATTCGTAAAACCAATAATGTGCTGATCGTGGAGCAAGGCAATCAGGGTACCTCTTACGGCGGTTGGTTGGCAGATGAGTTGCAGCGTCGTTGCTTTGATTGGTTGGACCAACCGATTCAGCGCGTGCATGGCTCTGAAGGCGCTCCGAGCATCTCCAAAGTATTGGAGCGCGCTGCCAGCGCCCGCACTGAAGAAGTGGTGGCAGGCCTACAAGGGGTGATGCGCGACAAGGGTGAGTGGGCTTAA
- a CDS encoding SDR family NAD(P)-dependent oxidoreductase, whose protein sequence is MESTHTTAHYVGIAGKTVLITGAAAGIGLSLATAFAKAGAKVFMLDFNADALAQAVAGLAAYGAYGHVASVTDDAAVKAAFQTCYDHFGPVDVLFNNAGISLNKPSLDIGLDEWRRCVDINLTSLFLCSQEAAKHMQASGQGVIINTASIWGLSTSAERTAYCTTKAGVVAMTKCLAAEWGSLGIRVLALGPGYTRTALVEKLAQSQTLDVADLERRTPLGRLAEPDEIAELALFLASDAARFMTGQTHLIDGGWDANGFQ, encoded by the coding sequence ATGGAGTCTACTCACACCACCGCACATTATGTCGGCATCGCTGGCAAAACAGTATTGATTACCGGTGCGGCTGCCGGCATCGGCCTTTCTTTGGCCACGGCGTTCGCCAAGGCGGGTGCCAAAGTATTTATGCTGGATTTTAACGCCGATGCTTTGGCCCAAGCAGTGGCCGGCTTGGCCGCTTATGGTGCTTATGGCCATGTGGCGTCGGTGACCGACGATGCAGCCGTGAAGGCGGCGTTTCAAACCTGTTACGACCATTTTGGCCCGGTTGACGTGTTGTTCAATAACGCAGGCATTTCGCTCAATAAACCGTCTTTAGACATTGGGTTAGACGAATGGCGTCGCTGCGTTGACATCAACCTCACCAGTTTATTTTTGTGTTCCCAAGAGGCGGCCAAGCACATGCAGGCCAGTGGCCAAGGCGTGATCATCAACACGGCTTCTATTTGGGGGCTGTCTACCTCGGCCGAACGCACTGCTTATTGCACCACTAAAGCCGGTGTGGTGGCGATGACTAAATGCTTGGCAGCGGAGTGGGGCTCTTTGGGCATCCGCGTATTGGCCCTAGGCCCAGGCTATACCCGTACCGCACTGGTAGAAAAATTGGCACAGAGCCAAACGCTGGACGTGGCCGATCTAGAACGCCGCACGCCTTTAGGGCGCTTGGCCGAGCCGGATGAAATCGCCGAGTTGGCGCTCTTCTTGGCTTCAGACGCGGCGAGGTTTATGACCGGACAAACGCATTTAATCGATGGCGGCTGGGACGCCAACGGTTTTCAATAA